Genomic DNA from uncultured Acetobacterium sp.:
TGGCGACATCGCCTGTGAAGAGGTTGGCACTCCAGGAATATTTGTGGATTATATTGTTCAGGGTCATAGTTATGAAGAACGTAAAAATATATATGAAGAATTGTGGATTGCCACAAACAAATTATAGGAGGTCTCAAGATGCCAAGAAATTATATTGCTAAAAGAATTGCCAAAGAATTTAAAGATGGAATGTATGTTAATTTGGGAATCGGGATTCCGACTGAATCGGCAAATTATATACCCGCGGGAACCCATGTGTATTTACAGACCGAAAATGGCGGATTAATGTTTGGCCCCAAGCCGAAACGAGGCGAAAGCAACCCGGATATTGCCAATGCCGGGGCAGAACCGATTACGATGCTGCCCGGGGGAGCCGTTTTTGATGTGGCGACCTCATTTGCGATGATCCGCGGCGGACATATTGATATGACTGTAGTCGGTGCTTTAGAAGTGGATGAAGCGGGCAGCATTGCCAGCTGGAAAATTCCCGGAAAACTTTTAACCGGCATGGGCGGCGCCATGGATTTGCTTTATGGCTGTAAACGGGTGATTGTGGCCATGACCCATACCGACAAACATGGTAACTCGAAGATTCGCCAGAAATGCACCTTGCCGTTAACCGCAGCCGGGGTGGTGGATCTGATTATCACCGATAAAGCCGTATTGCGGGTAGGTGAGGGTGGATTATATCTGGAAGAGTTGGCTCCCGGGGTGACGGCGGCAGAAGTCGAGCGGCTTACCGAAGGTGCCATTTTGAACATCATCGAATGGGAACATATCGAAATTACATAGAAAGTGAATAATACTAATAGGAGACTAAAATGAAAAATAATAAAAAATATTTAATCTTAGCAGTGAGCATCGTCATTAACTTATGTATTGGTTTTGCCTACGCATGGAGCGTTTTTTCCAAGCCGTTAATGAAAGATTTTGGCTGGACAGCATCTCAGGCATCCATGGCATTTACCATCAACTTATTTGTCTTGCCAATTGCGATGATTTTTGCTGGGCCATTGGTAAAGCGTTTTGGCGTCAGGATTGTTGTGTTATTAGGCGGTGTTTTATTTGGATTGGGACTTTACTTAAGCGGCATGATCACCAGTGTTTATCAAATCTATATAACCTACGGTTTAATAGCTGGCTCGGGAATTGGACTTATTTATTCCATTACCGTTTCTAATACGGTCAAATGGTTCCCGGAAAATAAGGGCTTGGCTGGCGGATTAACAGCTGGCGGATTCGGTGCCGGGTCACTTATTTTTGCCCCGGTAGCCGTCCAGTTTATTGCTACCCAAGGGGTCTTGGGAGCGTTTCAGACATTAGGGTTAATCTTCTGCGGGGTAATTTTAGTGTTGGGGATGTTCATCGCTGCGCCGCCGGTAAAGGAAACCGAAAAGCAGGCGACTGGAGTTGGCACAAACCAGAACGGGATTGATGTCACCACCCGGGATATGTTAAAAACCACTGATTTTTATGTGATTTGGGGATTAATGGTATTAGGATGTATCTCAGGATTAATGATTATCAGCCAGGCTTCTCCAATTGGCCAGGTAATGGTCGGATTATCGCCTGAACAAGCCGCTTTTGCAGTTGGCTTTATTGGCCTTGCCAATGCCACCGGTCGGGTTGTATGGGGAACCGTATCCGATAAGATCGGCCGCTATAACACTTTGATTTGTATGTTTATTTTAAGTGGGGCAGGATTAACGGCCTTGTATTTTACCAACGATTTGCCGCTTTTCATGGTCGGTATCTGTTTGATCGCAGCCAGTTATGGTGGGGTTTTTGGTTTATTTCCATCGATCACTGCAGATAATTTTGGGATTAAGCATTTGAGTATGAACTATGGCGTGGTAATGACCGGCCTTTCAATTGGGGCATTCATCGGTCCGCAAATTGCGGCTTATGCCGTTGAAAAAAGCGGTGGCAGTTACAATTTGGCATTTATCATTACCTTAGGCATCAACATCATTGCCATTGCCTTGGTATTGTATGCAAAGAGCCGAAACACCAAACGTAAATTGGTTTTAGCAACTGAAAATTAGTAAAGTTAAAAAAATAAGACAAATAAATAAAGAGCTGCCTCGCCGAGGCAGCTCTTTAAATTTGGCTTAAGTTAAACGATATTTGCGATTGAGCATATCTTCCCGTTCTTTCCAGTCTGACATCAACGTTCCCAGGGCGCCATAAAAGGATAAGTTATGGTTGGGAAAACGGAAATGCAGCATTTCGTGCAAGGCAATATATTCAATGCATTCTTTCGGGGTTTTAATCAGTTCCAGGTTTAAAATGACCCGTTGACTCTTGGGTGAACAGGCGCCCCAGCGGTTGTCCAGACGGTAAATCTTCAGATCCGGAAAACGGACCTGATAGGGCGCAGCTTTAACAATGGCCGAGGCCATCGCTTCCACAAAAACATCCCGGGCCTGTTCCCGGTACCACATATCCAGGATGAATTCTTTATGGGTGACGGACTGAGTATCGTGGACATTCAGAACCATATTATAATTATTGATGGTCACGCCGGTACTGGGCGATTCTTCGACCATCAGACGATAATAATCACCAAGAAATTTATGTTTTTCACCAGTTTTATACTGATAGTTTTTTAGTAATTCAGGAACGGTATCAAGATTGCCAAACATAAGGGGTACCTCCATTTTCTGTAAAACGACTCCATTTCGCTACATTATATCCAAGAAAAGCGAAAACCTGAATAGAAATAGTTGTCACCATAGGGAAAGAATTAGTGTTGGAGTTGCAAATTTTTGATAAGCCCCATATGCACTGTACATTCATGAGAAAAATGTTATAATTAGATATTAAAGTTTCAGGTAATAATGTTGGGGGTAGCCAGAAATGTTTTTAATGAGAGGAGAATTTATGGAAACAACACTAAGTGTAACATTGATTCAACATACGCCTGAACCGGAGAAATTAGTGGCAGCCGCAGCAAAGCTCTGTTACTCAAAGGCCGGTGCTGGTGAGATCATGGATGATCTGACAGATGAAAATGTCGAACGATTTTTGACCCGATTAATGGATATGGGACATGCATCGCCGATTGAACATGCCAGCTTTACATTTGCGATTGAAGGCGTCAGCCGGGCACTGACCCATCAGCTGGTGCGACATCGGATGGCGAGTTTTAGTCAAAAATCCCAACGCTATGTGAGTGAGGGACAGTTTAATTATGTTATTCCGCCAGAAATAAAAGCCTTGCCGGATGGCGAAAAGGTGTTTATTGAAGGGATGGAAAATGCCCAAAAAACCTATGACATTTTAGCAGAAAAACTGATCACAAAGTATACCAAAGATTTAATGGTAGCTGGGCTTTCGGAAAAGCAGGCAGCTATGGCAGCAGAAAAGCAGGGAATTGAAGATGCCCGGTTTGTGCTACCGAATGCTTGCGAAACAAAGATCGTGACAACGATGAATACCAGAGAACTGCTGCATTTTTTCAATCAGCGTTGCTGTAATCGGGCGCAGTGGGAAATCAGGGAACTGGCCACCCAAATGCTCAAAGAATGTAAAAAAGTGGCACCCTTGCTGTTTAAAAATGGCGGACCACGTTGTGTTGAAGGCCCATGTCCAGAGGGCAGCATGACCTGTGGAAAAATTACCGAAATGAGAGAAACGTTCAAACAAATATAGGTGATTCATCATAAAAAATAATTATGACAAACAAAATATTGAAAAGGTTGTGAAAAGGTATGTTAGAAATTAAAAATCCCGAGAAACAGAATATTATCATTGCCCTGATCGTTGCTGTTTTAGGGGTCGCTATTATTTTTGTGCCGTTTATGATAACAGCGGTGGCTATCTATCAATTTTATTTTACCTATGCGGGTGTAGTTATTATTGGGTTTTCGATTGGGTATGCCGTCTTTTTCTTTTTGCGTTATCGGCAGTTTGAGACGTTTTTGGAAAAGAAAGACGAAGCCCTGGTTTGGGAATATGATAAAGAACAATATGAAGGGTTTATTGGGGAATTAAACAAAATTCAAAAGAATTCGGAAAAGGAAAAAATATGGATTCTGCTGGGCATTGAATTGGTTATTTCCGTATTACTCTTTTTTATGCTGGATCCAGAAATAAAATGGTTAGGAATTGCATTTTTTGTTTTCTTTGGGACAATGTCATTGCTCTTTACTCTGGTATTACCACAGAGTTTTAAATACCGGGCGATGGTCAAACCATATGTAACCATTATTAATGAAGACAGTGCCTATATTATGGGTCGGTTTCATAAATGGACCAAAGCCCAGTCAAAAATTAAAAACTATGACAACGGCGAAAAAACATATAAGGTACTGGCTATTAACTATGAATCGTTAAGCCGAAACGGCAAACTGTTTCAAGAGTGGACAGCTGTTATTCCGAATCCCGATGATCCCAATTCAATTGCTGAAGCAAAGCGATGGGTTGGTCGGATTAACAAATGTTCCAGATTGAATGAGAAAAAGATGAGCGAGCGGAAATCATACTCAGAACGATTCTTTAATCGTATGGTGGGCAAGGACAAAAACAAAGATGAGAATAAAAAGCTGGAAAAAGCAACCGACACCAAATCACGTAAGTAAAAGCTGAACGTAAAAAAGCCCGTAAGGGCTTTTTTTTGTACAAATTATTCAGGATAAATCATATTTTCCGGCTGGATATTTTCAAGAATTTCGGTAAGAAATTTTTTGGCTTCATAACGAGCCATCGGGAGATTCATATCCAGATAGTTGCCACAGTCTCGGGGCGAAGCACCGGGAATTTCGTCATCATAATCGGCCATAAAGGTAAATAGCTTAATGACCAATGGCAGAATATCCTGGGGGGTCAGTTCCCCCTTCATCAGGAGATAGAAGCCAGTCCGGCAGCCCATCGGTCCAAAATAAACAATCTTATCACTGAGAACCGGGTCGTTGCGCAGAAAAGTTGCCCCAAGATGTTCCATGGCGTGGAGTTCAGCGTTGTTGATGACCGGTTCCCGGTTAGGTTCTTTCATCCGAATGTCAAAGGTGGTGATGCAGTGGTCACCGCAATAATCTTTACGAGAGATGTAGACGCCTCTCAGTAAATCCAGATGGTTGATGGTGAAGCTAGCAATTTTTTTCATTTTCGTTTTCCTTTCCGGTAAGATAATGGTTGATGGCCTCCAAATAATGGAGGAGGATATTATGAAAGGGGTAAATGCGTAAATTTTGGTCGAAATCGGCATAAGGGATCGATTTGCGACCATCATTTTGGGCATTATCCCAATATTTTTTGAGGATATTAAAAGGGAGCAGGAAGGTTTCGTCACAAAACTTAAAGTGAACAATCAGAAAAGACAAACCTTCCTGTTTTTCAAAAGCATCCATGAAATCCATCTGATGGCAATGAATATTGGCAATCGGCAGCCGTTTCTGGTTGGTTTCCTTAGCGTCGAAGCACACCGGAATGCCCTGAATGTTTCCCAAATAATCCACCGTGCTTTTTTCTTCAAAATAAGCCAGTTTAATGGTGCCCTTGCCAGGATCTAACTCCACTGGTTTTATCGCAGTGGGAATTTTTTGAACCACAGCCAACCCCTGTTCCATGTATATTTTATTGGTGATATTGATATATTCTTCAAGCTGACTACCCCGAAGCCCTCTGCTGTTCCAGTAACCCATGACTATTTCTCCAGTAGAAAGGGGTCTTTGAAACCAAAGCGTTTCAACATTTTATCAAAAATAGGTGGAATCGGCGCCGTAAAGGTTTTATTCATATCAATCAGGGTAAACTGGGCACTGTGAAGTAACTGGCTTTTGAGACCAGATTCCTCATACAAACGACTATTGATCTGGCGATTGCCGTATTTAGGATCACCAAGGATGGGAAAACCGACAGCGGCAAGTTGAACCCGTATTTGATGGGAACGTCCGGTTTTTAGAATAATTTTCATTAACGAAAAATCACCATGACTTTCCAGCGTTTCATAGTTTAAAACAGATTTTTTGTCCGTTGGTGAGGTCTGCTGTTCAGAGAACGTGACGGTGTTTTTATCGGGATCCTTTTTTAAATAACCGATAATCTCCCCGGTTTCTTTGGGTTTGCCACAGACTAATGTATAATAGATCTTTTGAGTTTGATCCTCCCGGATGGCTTTGTTGACATCCTGAAGACTTTTGAAATTCTTGGGAACCAGGATAATTCCGGTGGTATTTTTATCCAACCGGTTGGCACAGGCCGGGGTAAAGGTCAGGTTGGTTTTAGGATTGTAATCGCCCTTTTTTGTCAGATAGTCCACGGCATAATCAATCAGCGAAATCTCTTCGGTCTTATCCGGTTGGGTGAGTACTTCGGCCGGTTTATTGAGCACCAATAGGTCCGAATTTTCGTAAATGATGTCAAGAACGGTACTATTTTTATCCAGTTTCTTTTTAGCAGTAGCCAAACGAAAATTAGCAATGGTTTCTTCGGAAAAATAAATCTGCACCACATCTCCAGCGGTGATGGCGGTGGAGGGTTCTGACTTTTGGCCATTGAGTTTAATTCGTTTTTTTCGCAGCATCTTTTGGAGAAATCCTGTGGATGCCTGGGGCATCAGTTTTTTTAGAAAGCGATCCAGTCGTTGGTTGCTTTCATTCTCGGTAATAACAATTATTTTCATTTATAATCCTTAAGTAGTATTTTGAAACTATTATACCATGAAAGCCAGGTAATTAAATTAAGTTTGTGAGAACGTCTGATATAAAATAAGCCACGAAAGAATGGAGTAGCTTACAAAAAACAGCATTTGTTAAGGGTTTTTAGGACATTCGATAATCGTAAATTTAAAAAGAGCATGTCTGCAAATAACAAAGGTTATTTTGCGACATGCCCTAAAAACGGAGAAACAAGTTAATGATAATCTAGATTATCGTTTGTGGCTGCAGTCCAAGACATTTTTAATTTTATGAGCAACCATTGCTTTAATGGCAGAACGACCCGGTCCCAAATATTGACGTGGATCGAACCAACCGGGATTTTCAACAAAAACCTGTCGGATGGAGGCGGTCATTGCCAGCCGCAGATCGGTATCGATATTAATTTTGCAAACACCAGATTTGGCTGCTTTTCGTAACATATCTTCAGGAACGCCTTTGGCACCAGGTATTTGTCCACCATATTGATTACACAGGTCAACAAATTCTTTAGGAACGGATGATGCACCATGAAGGACAAGTGGAAAGCCAGGTAGCAGATCAGAAATTTTATAAAGCCGCTCGAAATCCAAACGCGGTTCATCTTTGAATTTGAAAGCCCCGTGACTTGTGCCAATGGTAATTGCCAGAGAGTCGCATCCGCTTCTTTCAACAAATTCAACGGCTTCATCGGGATCGGTATAGGTTGCATTGCGAGTGTCCACATTTACAGCATCTTCAATGCCGGCCAATTTTCCCAACTCAGCTTCAACGACAACACCGTGGTCATGAGCGTATTCAACAACCTGTTTTGTTAGGGCGATGTTTTCAGTAAAGGGATGTTTTGACCCGTCAATCATAATTGAAGTGAAACCACTATCAACACAGGATTTGCAAATCTCAAAATCGTCACCGTGATCTAAATGAAGACAGATATCCAAGCCGGTAACTTCAATGGCTGCTTCAACTAATTTTCTTAAATAGACAGGATGGGCGTATTTTCGTGCGCCTGCTGATACTTGTAAAATAAGGGGGGCCTGTTCTTCGGCGGCTGCTTCAACGATGCCCTGTATTATCTCCATGTTATTAACATTGAAAGCGCCAACAGCGTAACCACCCTCATAAGCTTTTTTGAACATTTCAGTCGATGTAACTAATCCCATTTTTGAAAACCTCCTAAGTGTTATCATATTTTAACCTATAGTCAGAATATTACATTTATAATTAATTGACACTGTTAGTATACTATCTTTTAAAGCAATACTCAAGCAGTCAGGACAAATTTGATCAGTTATTACACTTTTTTTTCTGGAAAGAAATTATGAAAAAATGTAAAATGTATTTAAATCTAAAAACTTTTTTAGTAGTCGTTTTATTTTAAAAAAGTCAGAATAAAAGAGGCAGACTAAAAAATAGTTGCCTCCGTAAAATGGGTCTATTGCTAGCGTTGCTTAATAAAACCTGGAAGTATTTTTAATATCGCCACTAGCATTATGGTGTAAAGTGGAATCAGGAAAATATTTGAAATGATTCGCGCAGGCAGCAATACGGCAACTGCTTGTCCATAGAGAATACTCAAAAACCACGTATTCAACAAAATTGATGTGACCAATTGTGAAACGCTGACGATAAAAAGGATATGATCGCTCCGATACTCACTATCGAGATTGGATTTCTTTACGACAATAATGGGGAAGACTGCAAAAGCAATCATTAAAGCAATAAAGATTACAAAGTAAATCATACTTAATGGTTCGCCAGCATAATAAATGGTACCATTATCAAATCCAAATGTGCCTGAAACGGCGAGAATAATTGTGGCCAAAACGATGAATACCAGGTTGAACCATTCCAGATGTTTGGTTTCTTTTTTTCGCAACATCATAAAAAGAAGGCCTGGAATTAAACCGGTTAATCCGCTGGCGAGAGTAAACCCAATAAAAAATGGGCCGCCGGGCTTAATAACAAAGCACAGCAGATCTGAAATAAAACCAACGGCAAAACCGGCAAGTGGTCCTAACAAGATACCACTAAGCATGATCGGCAGCGCAGTAATGTTCAACCTTAAGGAAGGAAAACCACCAAGAGGGATATACACCTCAAACAGAATTTTCAGCACGATGCTGATGGCAATGAGCAGTCCACAATTGACAACAATCCGAGTCCGTGTGGAACCACTAATAAAAGCATTACTTTTCATAAAACCTCCTTGATTTTAAAGTAATGCTTCCGCAACCTACAATCTGCATTGTAACAGCGGAAGCGACAAGATACCGCAATGGTCACATTTCGTTTAAAGGCAACTTCCCATCCTTTAACACTTTACGCATCTTGTCTACTCTGGTATTTAATTGACATCATTTTAACACAGCGGTAAAGGTTTACACAAGGATAAATTATTATCGATTTTTTTAAAACTACCGAGGCATTTTATCGAATTTTGGGTAAATATATTATCAATATGTTTATAATTCAACGAAAAACAATTAGAAGGAGAGAAAAAAATGAAAAAGCTATGGAAATGCAGTGTCTGCGGTTATACAATGGAAGGCGTTGAAGCACCAGATAACTGTCCGAATTGTGGGTCTCCCCAGGAAAAATTCGAGACTTTAAGTGAAGAGGGTGCCAAAAAGGTTTATGATTCTTATGTCACTAATGATATTCACATGGAAGTGATTGGACTGGCAGAGAAAATTATTCACCTTTCAAGAAAGGGTGCGGATATCAATCTGGATCCCGCTTGTTTGCATATTTTCAAGAAAGCCGAAGCAGATTGCTATGTCATTAAAGAAATGTGCAAAGCAGAAATTGCCGGACATATCGCAAAAGGTAAATGGTAAAAAAATATTGAAGTGGAGCTGTGGTTTGTGTTATGATAGTGCAGTAAGTTTTTACTGCTGGCGTGGCACAGATGGTAGCGCAACTGATTCGTAATCAGTAGGTCGGGGGTTCGATTCCCCCCGCTAGCTCCAGTAAAAATCGCATGAGAGAGCCGTTTTGGTTCTCTTTTTTTATTGCCGAAAAGCTGATTAAGGGCGAAAAACCCATGACTTGGGGACAATTTGGGGACACTTTTGAAAAAAGATAAGCTCAATAACGAAACGTTATTGAGCTTTGACGGAAGGTTTGATTAAAATATTTTCCAGTGCATCACTGGCTTTTGCGTCGGCCGTATTGATCACATGGGCATAAATATTACCGGTCGTGGAGATATTGGAATGGCCCAGCCGGGAAGACACCGTTTTTAGATCCACACCACTGGCAATAAGGATCGAGGCGTTTGTGTGCCTGAGAGAGTGCAGATGCACCGGCTTTAATCCGTGCTTATCGGTGAATTTTTTAAGATAACCGCCGATGGTGTCAAGGTTCATGGGTTCCCCGTTCCATCTGGTGAAGATATAGCCATGATCAATCCATTGATCGCCGACTTTAAGGCGCTCTGTCAGCTGCCAGACTTTATAGCTCCTAAACAGATCAAAGATGAAATCAGGCAGCTTCACGCTACGTTTAGATTTAAAGGTCTTGGGATCCCCTTCAATGATGCCCTGGCCAGTAACATATTTTAAGGCCCGCTTAACGGTAATGATCTTATCTTCAAAGTCGATATCTGACCATTTCAGACCGCCAATCTCACCACGCCTTAAGCCACTGTATATCAGGAGGTTTAGGGCAAGCTTATATTTGATGGGTTCCTCTTCCAGCAGCTCAAGAAATGCCATGGCTTCCTTATCATCCATATAAGCCTGTTCCTTGCGCTCTGTTTTGGGCAACTCCACACGCTTTTCAATCGGGTTGAAAGGAATAACACCCCATCTCACGGCGGTATTCATGATGTTATTCAGTAACCGGTGATAATGTAAAACCGTGTCGTTGGACACTTGCCTTTGTGGATTGGTTGATAAAAAGAGGCTGTCAAAGTCTTTACCAATAGCATCGGCCACCTTACGGGCGATCTCAAGAGTAGTGTTGCCACCTTTTTTAAGCCTCCGGAGGGTGTCATCATTGATTCCGGCTTTTTCTGAGATGTCCCTCTGTTTCATTTTGGCCACAATGGTTAGGTATTCAGGCGTAACCTGGTATTTCTCTCCGCCACGCATACCAGTACCGGCTTTAATCAGATTATAAAAGTCCTGTATATGCTTTGAGGTAATCTTTCCCATTTTCAGGTGTCCCAGATGTTCAGCAATTTTCAATGAGAGATCCTGATAACCTTTTACCGTCACCGGGGAGAGGTTCTTATTACCCACATAATTTTTAAACCAGATTTCAATAAAATCAATGAGTTTCGTGTTACTGTCCATGACGTAGCCCAGGTTGCATTTTTCCTCAAACTCCAGGGCGGCCCTGTCCAGATCCTTCTTCAATTTAGTGGGGCTTAATCCCTCAGGGGGTTTATAGTTCATGGTGTGCTTAATTCTCTTGCCATTAACATCGAAACCGCCAGAAACAACGATCCGGAAGGCATTGCCTCGCTTTTCTATGTTGGCCATGGATTAGATCTCCTCTTCTTTTGTAAGCTCTTCTATTATTTTATCAAGTTCTAAATCATCGACACTTTCAGCAATAAGTGCGGTTTTAAATTCGTTTTCAAATGAATCCACAATTTCTTCAAGATGTATTTGATCAAACAATAAAGAACGGTTTATTTCTTCTAATGTCTCTGCGTATGTTTTTTGACGGATGCTTGCATTAACGCCTTTACGTTCATTTTGGTTTCTCATTTCAGCCAATGAATCTTTAATTGTGTCAAAAAAAACTGTGTCAATAATCCGTTGAGTACTAATTTCGCTAACTGAAGTGTCTTCGATTTTAATATTTAAATAGCTTTTTTTATCTACAATACCATTAAAGTACTCTTCAATTAACAATAGTGGGCCTTCTATATGACCATTACTGTATGAATGCGAGTCTTTAGAAGATTTTAAAATATTATGAAGTTCCGTTCGCACTTCAGCATCAGAAGAAAGGCAACTTTTATATCTTGAATTACAAGATAAAGCAAGACATTCGGGGTTATTCTCATACTCTATCAATTCGTTCAATGTTGGTATTAAAATACCAGGTAAATATCTATTGAACCTTTTTAGTTTATCAATTGCATCGCAGCTCAAACCTGTAATTTCATGAATCTTCTGTTCATCAATATTAGAAGTTCTTTGATCCGTGATTCCAAGCAGATAATCAGCTGATACATGAAAATACCTAGCTATTTTATAAAGTCTCTCAACATTTGGTTGTACACTTCCTTCCATATACTGAGCAATAGCCTGTCTTGTAATACCGGTATAATCAGCTAAATTCTTTTGTGTAGTCCCAAATTCATTCATCAAATCTCTCAACCGTATTGCAAAATTACTTTCGTAACCAGTAAATATTACCTCTTCCATATTAAACACCTCCAAATGTAAGTAAATCTAGCAATTTTTTAATGATGGCAATTTTTAATTGCACAACTGCAACTCTTGCCTTATAATTAATTATAGCAAGAATAAACAACTTCTACAACTATTTTATAAAAAAGGAGATAACGAGATGAATAACAAAGATATTAAAGATTCAATTAAAAATGCAGGTTTATACCAATGGATGGTTGCGGAGCGGATTAACATGGCTGAATCAACCTTTTACCGCAAAATGCGACACGAACTGCCAGAAGAGGAAAAACAGAAGATTTATAGTGCAATTGAGGAATTAAAGAAACAAAAGGAGGCGGTATAACATGAAAACCCCAAGAATGAGAACTATCCCTCAAAGTGCTGCGGAATTAAAAGCTCTGGATCAGAACACCTCACTCACAGAATGCGCCATCAGACGCCTTGTAGATCAAGGTAAGATCAAATGTGTAAAGGCCGGGAGAAAAAAATTAATCAATTTGGATCAGCTCATCACTTATTTGAGTGATCCATTTCCGGAAGAGTCACCAGAAGAGGTGCCAGGCGAAAAAGAAAAGGTTATTACCCTGGAAAGAATGGACACCTACAAGAGAAATATCGGGATGGTAAAGTAATACGCAATTTTAGGATATACACCAATCATGGTATTTTAACAGCGAAATACAATCAAATGGGAAGGATCCAGAAGTTTATTAGCGAAAATAGCAAACTTCTGGCCTCTTCCCATTAATTTTAAGATCAAGCAAAACTGCCAAAATGACAGTTTTGAAAAAATGAGGGATGCAATCGCGACTCACGACTCCATTGGAAGAAAGCACCAGAAAAAAGACATGAAAAAACTCTCCCTGGCACTGCAATACCGGTAGGGAGAGTTTTAAAAGGGTGTTGTGTTTTCACAAATAACTGAATAAGAAAAGACCGCTGCTAAAGCTTGAATGCTATAGCGTTCTTTAAATAACCCGTTATCTAATTATACCTTTTTATATGATGGATAACAAGCAAAAAAACGGCTGAATAATCAGCTTTTAGACTTGATAAGAGTATTATCTTACCGACAATATCTTTCAAAATGAGGGGTAATCAAAATGCCATACATCAAAGAGACGTGCAGAGCTGGGAGAACCATAGAAATAACCAAACGGTTCACAACCCGTTTTAATAAAAAAGGAATCACCAGGGGCGAAAATCAGAAGCCAACGCCGGAGCAAATGCAAGTAATCAATGAGCGGAATGCAGAAACCAAACTTAGAAGGATCCTTAATACAAATTATGGCCCGGGTGATTTGCACATTGTTCTTACCTACGCTAAAGAAAAAAGGCTGATATCAGAAGAGGCAAAGATTGAACTTGAAAAGTTTATC
This window encodes:
- a CDS encoding Holliday junction resolvase RecU is translated as MGYWNSRGLRGSQLEEYINITNKIYMEQGLAVVQKIPTAIKPVELDPGKGTIKLAYFEEKSTVDYLGNIQGIPVCFDAKETNQKRLPIANIHCHQMDFMDAFEKQEGLSFLIVHFKFCDETFLLPFNILKKYWDNAQNDGRKSIPYADFDQNLRIYPFHNILLHYLEAINHYLTGKENENEKNC
- the thyX gene encoding FAD-dependent thymidylate synthase codes for the protein METTLSVTLIQHTPEPEKLVAAAAKLCYSKAGAGEIMDDLTDENVERFLTRLMDMGHASPIEHASFTFAIEGVSRALTHQLVRHRMASFSQKSQRYVSEGQFNYVIPPEIKALPDGEKVFIEGMENAQKTYDILAEKLITKYTKDLMVAGLSEKQAAMAAEKQGIEDARFVLPNACETKIVTTMNTRELLHFFNQRCCNRAQWEIRELATQMLKECKKVAPLLFKNGGPRCVEGPCPEGSMTCGKITEMRETFKQI
- the fba gene encoding class II fructose-1,6-bisphosphate aldolase produces the protein MGLVTSTEMFKKAYEGGYAVGAFNVNNMEIIQGIVEAAAEEQAPLILQVSAGARKYAHPVYLRKLVEAAIEVTGLDICLHLDHGDDFEICKSCVDSGFTSIMIDGSKHPFTENIALTKQVVEYAHDHGVVVEAELGKLAGIEDAVNVDTRNATYTDPDEAVEFVERSGCDSLAITIGTSHGAFKFKDEPRLDFERLYKISDLLPGFPLVLHGASSVPKEFVDLCNQYGGQIPGAKGVPEDMLRKAAKSGVCKINIDTDLRLAMTASIRQVFVENPGWFDPRQYLGPGRSAIKAMVAHKIKNVLDCSHKR
- a CDS encoding S-ribosylhomocysteine lyase, with protein sequence MKKIASFTINHLDLLRGVYISRKDYCGDHCITTFDIRMKEPNREPVINNAELHAMEHLGATFLRNDPVLSDKIVYFGPMGCRTGFYLLMKGELTPQDILPLVIKLFTFMADYDDEIPGASPRDCGNYLDMNLPMARYEAKKFLTEILENIQPENMIYPE
- a CDS encoding YgjP-like metallopeptidase domain-containing protein, which translates into the protein MFGNLDTVPELLKNYQYKTGEKHKFLGDYYRLMVEESPSTGVTINNYNMVLNVHDTQSVTHKEFILDMWYREQARDVFVEAMASAIVKAAPYQVRFPDLKIYRLDNRWGACSPKSQRVILNLELIKTPKECIEYIALHEMLHFRFPNHNLSFYGALGTLMSDWKEREDMLNRKYRLT
- a CDS encoding RluA family pseudouridine synthase codes for the protein MKIIVITENESNQRLDRFLKKLMPQASTGFLQKMLRKKRIKLNGQKSEPSTAITAGDVVQIYFSEETIANFRLATAKKKLDKNSTVLDIIYENSDLLVLNKPAEVLTQPDKTEEISLIDYAVDYLTKKGDYNPKTNLTFTPACANRLDKNTTGIILVPKNFKSLQDVNKAIREDQTQKIYYTLVCGKPKETGEIIGYLKKDPDKNTVTFSEQQTSPTDKKSVLNYETLESHGDFSLMKIILKTGRSHQIRVQLAAVGFPILGDPKYGNRQINSRLYEESGLKSQLLHSAQFTLIDMNKTFTAPIPPIFDKMLKRFGFKDPFLLEK
- a CDS encoding OFA family MFS transporter; amino-acid sequence: MKNNKKYLILAVSIVINLCIGFAYAWSVFSKPLMKDFGWTASQASMAFTINLFVLPIAMIFAGPLVKRFGVRIVVLLGGVLFGLGLYLSGMITSVYQIYITYGLIAGSGIGLIYSITVSNTVKWFPENKGLAGGLTAGGFGAGSLIFAPVAVQFIATQGVLGAFQTLGLIFCGVILVLGMFIAAPPVKETEKQATGVGTNQNGIDVTTRDMLKTTDFYVIWGLMVLGCISGLMIISQASPIGQVMVGLSPEQAAFAVGFIGLANATGRVVWGTVSDKIGRYNTLICMFILSGAGLTALYFTNDLPLFMVGICLIAASYGGVFGLFPSITADNFGIKHLSMNYGVVMTGLSIGAFIGPQIAAYAVEKSGGSYNLAFIITLGINIIAIALVLYAKSRNTKRKLVLATEN
- a CDS encoding 3-oxoacid CoA-transferase subunit B codes for the protein MPRNYIAKRIAKEFKDGMYVNLGIGIPTESANYIPAGTHVYLQTENGGLMFGPKPKRGESNPDIANAGAEPITMLPGGAVFDVATSFAMIRGGHIDMTVVGALEVDEAGSIASWKIPGKLLTGMGGAMDLLYGCKRVIVAMTHTDKHGNSKIRQKCTLPLTAAGVVDLIITDKAVLRVGEGGLYLEELAPGVTAAEVERLTEGAILNIIEWEHIEIT